In Rhipicephalus sanguineus isolate Rsan-2018 chromosome 1, BIME_Rsan_1.4, whole genome shotgun sequence, the DNA window cgtacgtctctttttcttttattccatGAGTTtttaaatcataatttgattgttagcacaagttcgtTCTAAGCTGTCCTTCTTTGCCATCCCACACATGATCTATGTTTCTGTATTGTTTtttccggtctgcttactgccATATGTCTTTCacgtgctggcaacgtaagctctctgctttattcttacttttaactgtctgcgtcgtttctgctactgtttgcgaACATATATTCCACTTGAGGTTACTGTTATGTCAAGTCGATGTTGAGAACAGATacataataatctgcgcgtgcctggagtatgcagtaacagaaattctgcttactacttggTCACATAAAGAAATTCAGTttccattataataacgtaaattattaagAGTCATCTTAAAGCTATTGGCAAAGGAATAGGAGAAACATGTTTccaccaaatgctccgtttttctcatgagcgtcccaaagagccgttttgcgctattCGCCATGGGCACTGATTTTTCTGTGGTCTTGCCCTAAATGCTTACCCCCGCGggggtctagaggttatggtgcttgactgctagtccgaaggtcgcggcggcctcatttgaatggaggcaaaatgctaggggcctgtgtgcttatatttaggtattAGAACCCCAGGGGGTTGACATTTCCGGAGCTCTGCACTACtgtgtctctcacaatcatatcgtgattttgggacgtaaaatgcaacaattattattagctctggGGGGTGCCGCTGTAtcggtttctatacttattcattGTGTTTGacacggaaccgcttttctattttacttagacaTATTTGTTTCCAGTTTTTAGGCTTCGCTAAATGCTTTTACTGTTaataatcaccaggtaatcggggctataagtggcaatatagtgcgattagtggcggtgtcctgcggcgctttgtgcaactatacaatacgtctgacatgttcctgggctgcacatgttctctcgtagaaTAAATATTGTTAAAAGATTGCGCATTATTGAGTACGTCGCCAACGAACGCTCTACGCCAGCAAATTAGTAGGAtataaaagtcattgcagttttatgtcctctacgtaaacacgatgcgtcgcaaagaatgtcgctaccagcgctcTTGCTAAAGTACACTTGTCctgtgatccggtattgcgaaagccgtaatacgtttacgggcaaggtagaattCCACAACGgtgtttgcaccatcgtgcggaagcttcttattgaagttcttgtgatgagatggcaacccgctatagcGCGTCgtcaagcagagcagcgactgctACCAATTTcacaagcgacaagcaaaaaccgctattAGCGAAGTATACAAAGAGctgtcacgttaagcagctaaaTCACCGCCAATAAGTTGTtccggaatgaaactaatatatcttgagcgagaaatacaaaacttttgagataataacagacattttattcaaatgaaacaaaataggtcgcagttaataaattttcaagcgagcaTTCTtttgcataggcgtttagtgctacattatagatcgataataacaaatttgcgaatgtatcgaagtattgaTACaactggaatgtatcgtatcggatacaatcactGTTGCggtaccttgtatctgtatctcaagtacttcttgcctgagtatcttgtatcgtatcgcgatacaatttcaaagtatctttaccCAGCCCTGTTCGCCACTAATGCTTCATCGGTGGCATCTACGTATGCACGAGCATGGTACAACCTGAACATGCCGAATTTGAAATTTCGGTGCCAGTGGTCCTGCAGATATCTCGCAGATATTTCGTGGAAGacgagaacgagagagaaagagagagaataaacatttattgaaaTGCAGGTCGCTTGTGATTACGGTGGGTGGGATCACTCTCCAGGGCAGCACTTGACATCTCCGGGCGTGGTCTAGGGTCGCCAGTTGGTTTCCCGATTCCAGTTCAGCGAGTCGCTTCTCCTGCGACCAGCTCAGGAACGTGTCGAGACACGAGCGTTGAGCGCATTGAGTTCCGtcgtattaaaaaaagaaaggaaatcgtGTCCTTGTGAAGGCACATTAACGTGATTAGCATTCTTATAGCAACTAAGCTACCACACgctgtggtggcttagtggctatTTCATTGCGGCGCcaaaggtagcgggttcgataaCAGGATACGGCGGCCGCTTTTATATAGGGGTGAAATTCAAAAAAGGAAAATAACGTCCCTGTATTTATGACATTTAGTTACATGTTAAAGAGTCACATGTGGTCGAATTAACCCGAAGTGCTCTAGTTCTGTGTTCCTCAtggtcatatcgtggttctggctcTCAAAAATTCCGAATTTTCAAATGCAATTCGGCCCACATTAAGTCATGTGCGTGTGTGCCTACTAACTTCTTTCGCGGCCGCTGTTCATTTGCACATAATCCTTTAAAATTTTCCCAGTGTTGCGCGGAATCAAATCCGCATCATACGGATTGTGCGACACTATAGCCTGGCGCTTTAGAACTGCGCCACGAATGTGCACTGGCAGCACGGGAAAATTAGCATTCGATCGCACACATCGGTGCGCTGAGAATGCCTGAATTAACACGCGAACTTTGCAGTGGCGCCGCTTGATGACGCAGCGTGTTCAGATGGAATCTTGACAGGGGGGCGTGGTTACTGTACGCGCCTCATAAAAgacacattttaacgcgataacgttaaagagctcgtttcgcagaaattccgctttcggcgtcggcatcgttaGTAGAGAGTGAGAAAtcagcgttttccgtgagcgaacATTCGaaagagatgcaaataaaataataaaaaaaaatgtctggcccGGCTGAGAATCGAATACAGgccttctgcgcggcaagcaggcgttctaccagaGAATCACGCCACTGCTCGAAATTGCTTCGGAAAGAAGCAGTATGTGAATGTTAACTGGCGCGAGGAGTGTCATTAACTCATGCATGCTCGTAGCcagggatttttttcgggggggggggggggggacttgctgaaaaccttgactatttgagaaaaaacctttttcattatttatttttggtaaaaacacatacttcggcaaaatttcgggggagccAGGGCGCTAGGCCCCCCgcccccctagctacgggcctgaactcatgtaatattgcgtggctgaAGCGTACAATTTCACCATGTGTCAAAACATATGAGTCGCGAaacgagtgggcggtttaaaggcctacccatgacaaagcgctcaggcataattaatcatcatcatcggaaACAGCATCGGCGAAGTGGGCAGATACGCagctgcgcgtgttgccttacggacgcgtagtaggTACTTTGCGAATTGGTAAAAGGATGCATTAGGGCGCAGTGGACaattcgcaactgcacttgcagtaggcattctaggacagtttgaaaggGCCTATGTTGCGTGCACAGaggttcctttccttgcggcacggctgaggtgtccaccgagaagggaagctaggctagcgattgagaaggcgatcaGAACGGattctgattacgctatcgcgttatgctaatgaaggtgaagctcaagagTTCCTCAAACTTTTGGCAATAATATAGTGTCGAAATAGTGTCTCTACATTGTTGTAATGGCAAATGTGTTAACGTCGACGTTTTTAGTGAGCTAGGTTCTGCCGGAATTTTCATTTCAGGATGACACGGCAACCTTGCTACAGGCTGTGGCAACGATGCAAGACACCGTCGCCTACTTCAGCTCGGTCGACGATCCCAGCGAGAAGTGCATGACAGCCGAGCGTCCAGTGTTCATCCCTGAGGAGGACAAAGCCGTCTTCACTTTTCACTACCAGAGCCAGGACGGGTGAGTAGGCCAAGCTTACTTGCTTGCTCTGATGAGATTGGAATGGGAATGTCCGTCGCTGAGAGCTCTCAGAATGTAAAATAGTGTGGAAGAAATAAACGATCGAACACGGCCGCTCAATGGAAAAAGGTGTGGCCTGCTGAGGACTGCTCACCGCCTGTGAGCGTGGTTGTTCTTCTCTCCGCCACTTTGGTGGTAGTGCTCTCCATCGGTGAAAGATGAACCGGTTCAGACCGGTGCTGTTGAGGCGCGTTTACATTACAGAACTACgccgacgcagacacgaggcagacgcagacggtcggccgacgatgtcgccggaccATCTGGTCATACtaggccgacgacgacgccgacgctccgaaAGACAGCATTTCGTcgtagtgtaacatgatggcagaccaaagACTCCAGCAAAACGCATCGGCCGCCACCTTGGCGTTGCCATGTGGTGGTGATTCGGATGTTTATGGGCACGACGCATTAACTGAAGCATGCTAGAACGGTTGTGCTGGCTCTTATTGCTGCTACAGGTGAAAAATTTATGTTCAGGAGAAGAAAGACCAAGTTACTTGTGACACGCGGAGTGCGCTGACCAAAGCTGTtgtcacaactttttttttttttttttttttttttagggcgcagctcttaggcgcacATTCTTGCGTTGAGCGTTGTCGCCGTaggcgtcggtggcgtaaccgatagagccaACGAagatgaaagagagcgaacggggattctgtcgatatcaggAGCCACTGGCGCCTAAACTCTCTTTCTTcatccgtcacgcgcgctggcccctcacAAACATGGTAAACCACAAACATGGTAAACAGGCCAAAATACACGTAATTCAGGTACTTTGGGGAGAATAAAACTCGGTGGTTATTCTCTTTGGTATTTGCGCTTTATTTTAATATAACTTTCTTGGCTTTGCCACGCACAGTTGTACTTTAAAAGTTATACTGAAACGTATACAATTTACCAAAAAATACCGTAGTTTGACAATAGTTTTTAAAAAAAGATGCCacttttaattaaaaaaaaagatgtctatGGTTAAAGTCAAGGACGttgtctaccattctgcgtaaCAAAATGTTCCATTATTTTAGCTCCTAACAAGTTACGGTGTGTCAAATGTGACCAACTCAGCCTAGCGGCCGACTTAGTGCTGCATATCGGATGCAGGTGCAACCAGAAACAGGGGCAATCAATATCCCAGTAGATGTTAAAAGGAAGAAAATGGACCTGGGCAGGCCCCGTCATGAGCTGGACAGACAAATGATGGTCATGTTAGAACATCGGAAGGGATGCCACGAGACGGGAAGGGCGGACGGGGACGACCAAGGGTTAGGTGGTGCGACGAAATTTAAAGAACATTCGGAGACATAAAATGGAACGagctcgcgcaggacagggtgAGTTGGAGATCACTGGAAgtggccttcgtcctgcagtggacatcaGACAGGCTGACGATAGCTCGTCAAAAGACGCTGTTAATAAACAACGAATGCGGCGCCGGGTTGCACGTGGGGaggcaagctttgtcttgcgatgcgCCACTTGGCGAACTTGAGCGGACGATCCGTGGCAGTGCCGGCGGAGGGGGCTCACATTGCATTAGGGCCGCTTTCGATTGGGTGCGAACTCCACTTGCTCGTGAAATTAACGTGAAAATGACCACCGAGAGCTTAGCCGCAGGACACAAGGCTTCCTCCCCTTCTAAGTCATACAGACTCCTTCGATGCATCTGTATACTGTTGATTCAATTGCATAGTTTAAGTATAGGCTTCATTTCTTGCGTGCTGCGAGAAAGAGTTTGGTCGACTTATGGCCGTTTCAAACCTGTTTATTTCCTTATTTCCATCTTTTTTCTTACTTACCAGCGGTTATAAGGTCGACTACTGCGTCAATATTACCGCTTCCGAATCTGGAAACTTTCCCTTCGGTCCTTGCGGAGGTAAGTGAACTCCAATGCatgcactttttttcttcttaattgcTCGGTGTCTTGAAACTCTTAATTTCCGTTCTAGCCAGTCGTAATAGATAACCATGCATTACTGTCGTCATAAGTGGTAGTAAGACAAATTTTGTTATCTATTTTCTCAACAGCACAGCAGCGGCAGTTGAATCGTTGGGCCTCAGGAGCTTCTTTTTAGTATATTTGCTTCGAATTAGCACTGTGAGGTCACAAAGCTGCAGCCTCGATTATATCTACAATTAATGCCGTTGAGTCAGTGCGGATGCGGTCACACGTACCTGCCGCGTTGGTAAAGTGGTTATGGTTGTTCTGCTGTTGAACCCgaggtcgagggttcgattcccagcaccAGCGGCTacacaatgggggggggggggcggagtccTTTGTAGGTGGCGAGGTGGCATTGCAACATTCAACTCCAGGAACCAATGGCTGGTGCGAAGTGTCGTTACACGCGTCAGGCGGCTAAGCTGTGCAACGCGTCACATTTCCCTAGTGCAGCAATACTGCGAGACGATGGTGCTTATTGAactgtaaaagaacttgttgctgggttaGTTGGTAAGCCGTTTCAAAAATTATTTGAGCGTAAACACacggcacattcacacacgcacacacccacacacccaggcacCAAACACGTACAACGCTCATTTCCAACTGTTTATTCGTCGCACGAATGCTTGAATATATACATCTTGTGGCATATGCGCGCATTAACACCAACGAACCCAACTGCACGTATTATGAAgaacacacttttctttttctctccttgtTTCCACTCTCACAGCCTAGAAGTGATAAACCGGATTTCGTTGGGGAAATAAAGATAACGATGGTGCGCTTATACAACGATGCTCATCGTTTGCAATTAAAAAAAGCCTCTAAAACCTCACGTGCTGTCTTTCTTGTATTTCTGTATAGAATCTTTGCCTCTCTTGTGCTTCTGCCTATAATCTTTGtctgggtgtgtgcgtgtgtgaatgtgccgtGTGTTTGCGCTCAATTAATTATTGAAAAAGTGCTTATTGAAGATGGAAGTACAGGCAATGCTAAAGTCTGACAATTAACTACCACCCTTTGAAATGTGCGAAAGCGTCgccccgaaaaaaagaaaaagaaagaaaaatacatgtTTGTAGGGTGGCTTCATGCCCGGGTTAGCGACATTGCTTATTGTTCTGTACTTTGTCTGTGACTTCATTCGTTGCAATTAATGTGCAGATCTCTTATTTTAGCGCGAAAACTGGCCAAATTACTTGGCATTCCTCATCCAACCAGATATCAAAAGAACCGTGCACACTTAGAAATTTTGTCGTGAAGAACGCGACATGGGATGCAGGGAAGGCCTGAATGAGTTCACATCGGAGATCAGATACTGCTCCCGGGCATGGGGGAAGGAAAAacctaggagggagcgtcacgtgacaatctcGAAACCTAGTCATGCAAAATTTAAGGAAGAAATACGCCCCGTTCACGTGATAGGGCAGCGCTACTATATTGGTCGGCTCGCTTTGCTTGCGTCTGCTGCGGCGGCCTAATCCTACCCAGGAGTCACTGCGCACTGGTCAGGATAGGTGGCGTCAGAGGAAGTTGTCTTGGTGAAGCTAGCGGAATCACGCGACGCTCCCTCCTTGTTCTTTCCCCTTCCTCCATGCTGGCGAGCCACATCCAATCTGTGTGCTGCCGGTTACCAACCTCTAATACCTATGCACGATCGGTTTATGGCAGCTCATGTTCAGGCGCCTGAGTTTACACGAACGGCAATGGGCGCGCCACTGACACAGGCGCGCTCCTGAATTTTGCGGCGTGGTTTCATTTGTACTCCTGCACACTGAAAAAGTTCCTGTGCCTTTCAGACACCGAGTCACATGGCACGGCTCAGATGCTCTTCTTTGACGGTCACAGCTGCTTCGGGGGCATATTTCCCCTCTCCGGCACTCAGCGTAAGTGGAGTTTCTCGCCAGAAACCCAGCGCACTTAAATAGATACATATGAGCTTTTTGGCGGTTATAGCAACCGCACTTTCCGGAAAACTAAAGGATTCGTTTCGTGTTGCGGTGCACCACGCGTGCTATAATCTCAAGCGTTGCCCGCACATACTTTTTTGagcgaagtcgatcgatggtGATATAGCGACGCTAGATAATCCTGGCCGTCTCGGAAGAATACGACGGTTgagctcttccgcgtttcggtttcgctgggctctttgAAGGAAGGGCTCCAATTTTCCCAGTTGACCACACCACCTGCCTGCACTAATTCAAAGGCTTATtaatttaatttctttaattactgtTGTAATTGATCTCACTAGCCATGTTATgatgtctgccgctacagaaaaggtaattatgaaggcagcgaccAAATGTCGCATCGTCCTTATTTTTATACTCtgctgcctatatatatatatactctgctgcctatatatatatatatatatatatatatatatatatatatatatatatatatatcgtgcgATAAGCAACATGTTCAGTTGCCCAAAAGTGCAATTTCAGTGAATATTATCAAGTACTTTGCAGAAGCGACCCTTAAAGTGCTGTGATATAGTCTCCATCATCTTTGTAACCAGCactgattttattttttcatcgTTTGCAGAATGTATCATATGGGTAAAGGTAGACTCCAAGGAATCTGTGTCGGACGAGTGCCTGCAATACTATGACAACGAATGTGGCCCAGAAAAATACAAGCTGTACGATAGCCAGCGGTGCACGTAACCCTGTTCGTCACGTTACATCACCTTCAACACGCTTTGCGCACTGTGGCACTTACATCTGCGGTTCGGTTTGTTTCTGTGTGCTTGAATGTAAAACGATTTCAGATTTAGTCGGCGCTACGTGGTCATTCTATTCGCATGAAATTATACCAATACCGGGCGAAATAAAGGCAAAATATTATTGAAGATGTTTCTTGGTACCTTCGAAGGGTAGTAAAAATAGAACTACTGAGACTAATTGAAATCTGCTCagaatcataaaaaaaaaaacataggaagGCAGCAGGAAATGATGGTTCTCCGCAGCATAGATGGTCAAGTTTATTTAACTGCAAAGGGCGTCAGAGTCAGGAACCGAGGGCGAGTCAAATGCCTTGTCTCCAGCCCGTGTCTCGTCTTCTATGGCACCGTTTGCGgctatacaggttgtcccacataacttgagccaagactttgacaatgaaaggcacttcagaggcaaattggaccaaacgtatactactcgcactagcctatagatactcaggctatttttaaTTTTCCCTAAACTAATgagttaattatttttaattacatAACGTTTTAATTATTGGttgaaaacccaaaatatgaacactgagctgtagagcacttttaggAACCACGGCCTGAATTGTTTGCTGTACGATACAtctcgcggtgttattttttccgcgttgtaaagaaagcccgcgaaatttgaaaagaggccacgtgacggaccgcgagcgcactgctatagtgctgctttcaagcgtgcaaccggtgaacgaggtcgcctgcagctgccacggggaagcgacagggtgctttgaaagtggccgatgtttgggcgtccgtctttcgttgaatgacggtgcaaatgcacgctgct includes these proteins:
- the LOC119386216 gene encoding uncharacterized protein LOC119386216; its protein translation is MQDTVAYFSSVDDPSEKCMTAERPVFIPEEDKAVFTFHYQSQDGGYKVDYCVNITASESGNFPFGPCGDTESHGTAQMLFFDGHSCFGGIFPLSGTQQCIIWVKVDSKESVSDECLQYYDNECGPEKYKLYDSQRCT